In the Phycisphaerales bacterium genome, ATTGGTGGTGGTGCGATTTTAGATGCTGTTGGTTTCTCCGCCGCATGCGCACATCGAGGCGTTCGATTGATCCGTCTTCCATCAACCACACTCGCGCAAGGCGATGCTGGCGTTGGTGTAAAGAATGGAATCAATGCCTTCGGCAAGAAAAACTTTCTAGGCTCCTTTTCACCTGCTTGGGCTATCGTTAATGACGAACGCATGCTTGAGACACTCTCAATGCGTGATTTCCGAAGTGGCTTCAGCGAGGCAGTCAAAGTTGCTCTCTTGAAAGATCCTCAACTCTTTGAGACGCTTGAACGAGATGCTGACGCCTTGTTTAGTGGCGACCTTGAAAGAGCAACGCCGGTTATTAAACGAACTGCTGAACTGCACGTTGATCATATCGTTGCTGGAGGCGACCCATTCGAGCTCACCCGTGCTCGCCCCTTGGACTTCGGGCACTGGGCCGCCCACAAACTAGAGCAGATGACCGACTTTTCTTTATCCCACGGCGAGGCTGTTTCCATTGGCTTAGCGCTGGACACCCTCTATGCCACGCGCATCGGCCTACTGGATAGTTCGATTGCACTGCGAACGATTGACATCTTGACACGCCTCGGGCTACCTGTCAGTCATGAAAAGCTCAGGGATGTACCAAAATTACTCGACGGCCTGGAGGAGTTCCGTGAACACCTGGGCGGCCAACTGGCCATCACGATGGCCATTGATATTGGCAAGTACATTGATGTCCATGAGATAGATTCAAGACTTATTGAGCAAGTCACCCATGAATTGCTCGAGGTGCTGCCGCGCCGAACCAACCGGTACAACAGCGAGTAGAATGCTTTCCTATGGCAGCGCCAATCGAACGACCCGAATCATCGGCCTCACCAGCCAACTACCAACAGCTGGTTGATTTGTACTTTATCGAAAATCGAGCCAAGTCACTTGATCTTGCTGCCTTTCTTGATCGGCTGGACAGAGCCGTTCCCCAACCCCAACAGGATGACTTCCGTGTGGCTGCTCTACGTCAAGCAATTGAAATATTAAACGACGGCAAACCTAATCGAGCGGCCCGGATTCTCTCTCTCTTGAGCGATCATTCCACTGATCCAATTGACTCCGCTTCTGGTCTCAAGGGCGCCTTTGGTGCCTGCCCGCCTCCTGAGGATCCTACTTCATGAAGTACATTGATCCTCATATTCATATGGTGTCACGCACAACCGATGACTACGAACGAATGGCACTCGCTGGCTGCGTAGCCATTACCGAGCCAGCTTTCTGGGCAGGCTTTGATCGTTCTACTGCTCAGGGTTTTTATGATTACTTCCATTTGCTTACCGAGCAAGAACCGCAACGAGCAAAGGCTTACGGTATTCGTCACCATAGTTGGATTTGCATTAACCCCAAAGAATCAGAGGACCTCGTATTAGCACGAGAGGTGCTATCGATTATTCCTGAGTTTCTAGAAAAGCCAAATGTACTGGGTGTTGGTGAGATTGGTCTTAACAAGAACAGTCGCAATGAACTGACTATTCTGGAAGAGCATCTAGCGATCGCTGAAAAGCACAATCAACTGGTGCTTGTTCATACACCGCATCTTGAAGATAAGCTCAAAGGCACGCGCTTGATCATGGACGCCATCAAAGGAAATACGAATATTGATCCTGGTCGTGTGCTCATTGATCATGTTGAAGAACACACTGTTGGCGCTGTTCTTGATGCCGGTTTTTGGGCCGGAATGACACTCTACCCAGACACCAAGTGCACCCCACAACGAGCGGTGGATATCCTAGAAACGTATGGCAAGGAACGTATCTGGATGAACTCAGCCGGCGATTGGGGGCCCAGTGATCCTCTCTCTGTGCCAAAAGCAAGACTTGAGATGTTTAGACGTGGACATCAAGCCGAGGATGTCATGCGTGTCACCTATGAGAATCCCGTTACGTTTCTTGGGCAATCCGAGCGGTTCGGCACTGATGTCTGATCACATGGGCGAGGAACGCTTGATTGGGTACTGCACCAATGTCCACGCAGGAACCGACCTCAAGCAAACCAAAGACAATTTAGTTCGTTATGCCGGAGCGGTTCGAAACTATCGCCAGCAGTCGACACCACTGCCGATTGGCTTATGGCTTTCAGCCCAATCAATCAGCGAACTTAATGATGAAGCTGCAAGGGATCAATTTGCAAACTGGCTCTTTGACAATGCACTGAACGTATACACAATCAACGGCTTTCCCTACTTTGACTTTCACGAACCAGTCGTAAAACACCGCGTCTACAATCCAGATTGGAGTTGTCCAGAGCGAGCTACTTTCACCCGTCACCTAGCCGTCTTACTTGCAACCATACTTCCTCCAGGATCTGAAGGAAGCATTTCAACACTACCGGTGGCGTGGGGTCATGCCACTCAAGATCCAACGCGTATTAATTCCGCTGTCGATCAACTTGTGGCAATGAGTCAGTTTCTAGCCGAACTATCTGACCGTACAGATCGCCTCATCCACCTCGATCTAGAGCCAGAACCTGGATGCGTTCTCTCTCAAAGTCGAGACGTCGCACCTTTTTTTGAAAAACTCTACAAACGTGGGGACAGCGATCTCATCTACCGACATATACGGATTTGTCATGACATATGCCATGCGGCAGTCATGTTTGAAGAGCCTCAAGCACCCTTTGCAGCGTATGCCGCAGCTGGCGCTCAAGTTGGCAAAGTGCAGGTTTCTTCTGCCCTGACATGGTGTCTCAAAGATCTTTGCCCACCTGATCGAATTTTAGCGAGACAACAACTCAAGGCTTATGCTGAGCCTCGTTACCTTCACCAAACCTCGATACGGCGAGGCTTAGATGGACCGGTTGATTTCTACGAAGATCTTTCAGAAGCATTTCAGAATGCTGGCGAGGATTCGTGTGATGATGAGTGGCGAATACACTTTCATATTCCAATACATCTCAAAGCAATTGGTGCATTGGGAACGACACAAAGTCATATCAAAGCTGTGACTGATCTTCTTAAAGAACAGAATGTGATCTATCCATTAGAAATTGAAACCTATGCCTGGAATGTGCTACCTGATCATCAAGGCGACGACAAACTGATCCAAGGCATTGCTGCCGAGCTTGAGTGGTTTGAGGATCTCATCAATGTCTAGCAGGTGGCCGAGCCTAGGGACTCTCGCTCGTTTAGGGCGCGTCTCCAACCTTCCGACCTGCGCCAGTAATGTGCTAGTTGGCGCAGCCATTGGCGCATTAGCCGTTGGCACCATCGATACTGGATACCTATTGTTAGCTATTGCGAGCGCTTTCCTTCTCTACATTGGTGGCATTGCACTCAACGATGTAATAGATGCGCCAATCGATACTATTGAGCGTTCGAACCGCCCCATACCGACAGGCAAGATTTCCAGAACAATGGCATTTGCCTTTGCTTTGATTGCCATGATCTCAGGCGTTGCTGTGGCAGCAGCGATATCGGTTTCTTCTCTACTGATTGCCAGCGCCATCGTTATCTGCATTGTTCTCTACGACGTTCTTCATAAGAGATTCATCTGGGCCTCCGTGCTGATGGGCTTGTGTAGAGGCGGTCTTTACGTACTTGGCGCCTCTTGTGTCGCATGGCCCACACCGCAAGACGCTCTGCTCATTTTCTCGGCCGCGATCACTATTTATGTAAGCGGCTTGACTGTACTTGCAAGGTATGAGGTACGAGGCCAAAAGCAGTGGCACGCCTATGCAGGCCTACTTTTGCCAATCCCTTGCCTGGCACCGATTTACTTCTTTACAGAACGATTAGAATTATGGACGTTCATTACTGGTATTTTATTGATCTTGTGGATCCTCAGGGCGAGTGCTTACCTCTTTCCACCGCATCGGCTCATTGGCAAGGCCGTACTCGGATGGATTGGTGCATTATCATTGATTGATGCGTTTTATCTGAGCATCTTAGGGCAACCCTCTCTTGTCTTAATAGCTGGCGCCTGTTTCCTTTGGACACTCACTGGGCACCGGTACATTTCAGGAACTTGAAATGACAACTCCTACAGTTGTTCTCAATCTTGTTGCTTTATCACATTCATTGCTACAGAGCAGAGCGCCAAATCTACAAAAATATATTGGTCGATATGGCGCCAGAGAATTAGTACCAGTACTCCCTGCTGTTACATCGACCGTTCAGTCAAGCATGCTCACCGGCTTGCCTCCATCAAAGCACGGTATTGTCGGTAACGGTTGGTATGAACGCTCTCTCGACGAAGTCCGATTCTGGAAACAGTCCAACGCCATTGTTGAAGGCAAGAAGGTCTGGGACGACATTTCTGTAGGTGGTGGTACGACTGCAAATCTCTTCTGGTGGTTCAATATGAATACGAGGGCTGACATGACTGTCACCCCACGGCCTATGTACGTTGAAGATGGTCGAAAAATCCCTGACATTCATACAAAGCCTGCAGAGCTGCGAGAGGAACTTCAAGGTCAACTTGGACAATTTCCTCTGTTCTCATTTTGGGGACCAGCATCTTCAATTCGGTCGTCTCAGTGGATTGCCGACGCCGCAAAAACCATTTTTGCAGCGAAGCGGCCCGACCTGATGCTGGTCTATCTGCCCCACCTTGACTATGCCTTACAGCAGTTTGGACCAGATGATCCGCGTGCCCATCATGCCGTTTCAGAAATTGATCAAGTCTTTGGTGATTTACTTACATTCTTCGAAGACGCTAAGGCCCAGGTCATCTGCGTCAACGAATATGGCATCGAACCAGTCCATACTGCCGTGGCACCAAATCAGATACTTCGCCATGAAGGTCTTCTTTCCATACGAGACGAATTGAGTGGCGAACGACTCGATACCAGTCTAAGCCAGGCATTCGCGGTGGTCGATCATCAAGTAGCGCATGTCTATACAACCAATGATCGTGTGCTTGATCGCTGTAAAACCATTTTTACCAATACGCCAGGCATTGCGGAAGTTCTTGATCGCACAGGACAAGAGAAAGTAGGACTTAATCACGCGCGAAGTGGTGATCTTGTCTTAATTTCAGATCCTGGTTTTTGGTTCACGTACGACTATTGGATCAATAATAGTGATGCGCCAGGATTCGCGCGACAAGTCGATATACATAGCAAACCTGGCTACGACCCCAGAGAACTCTTTTTGGACCCCGCTATTCGTTTTCCAAAATTGAAGGTCGGCATGCACCTGCTTAAACAGCGCCTTGGGCTACGCTCTACATTGCGAGTCATTCCATTAGATACATCGTTGGTCAAAGGATCCCATGGCCGTATTGATCAAGAAGAAGGCCGAAGGCCATTGATCATAACGCCCCATCAGACCGGCTCTGATTCTAAGCGCGTCCCTTGTACGGACGTACGCCAGATCATCTTGGATCACTGTGCCGCATCTTCCTGATCTATTGGTTTGGGCAGTGGCTTTCCATGAGGGTCTTCACTCGGATTATCCACTTCCTTAGCCAGTGCCGCTTGCATCACAGGGTCAGTGATATGCTCCAAATCCATGGCCGCGCGGTGGACATGATCAACTGGAACATCAAAATGCTTCGCCAGATATGTTTCCCATAATCGATGGGATCTCACGAGGGTCGCTGCACGGATTCGGCCTTGCTTGGTGAGGGTCCATGATGATCCGGATCGTTCAATTTGATCACTCCGACGCAAACCGCCAAGTGCCAGTCTTGTCAGACTAGAGGAAGTGCCTACAGCTTGGCTAATCGAATGAGATTGCCACGCTGGAGATTGTTGAGAACTCATTTCTTCAGCTCGATACAAAAACCCCAGCACGTCTTCTCTTGCAATTCGAAGCGACAAGTTCACTCGGAAAAAAATTCGTCCCAGTATGCCATATCGAGGCCCTCCTAATAATGCGAGTAGAAATAGCACACCGGTTAACACCGCCATCATGCCCGCCGTTTCTGTATCTTGATAACCAATCCAACCAGGTACTGTGATAGCTGCAACATGTCCCAACCCAGCCGCAACAGCCCCTATCAATACAGACAGAAGAAGCAATGGAATCAGTCGATCGGTTAGTAGATAAGCCGTTGCAGGCGGCACAATAATCATTGCGACGACAAGAATGCTTCCCACAACTTCAAACGCTGCCACTGCAGTCACCGCCACCAATGACATGAGAATGTACTGACAAATCCAGGGGTTAAAACCAACTGTGTCTGCCATCGCAGGATCAAATGATGTGATACGGAGCTCTTTAAACAGAATTGCAACGACTGCCACATCAATCAGAAGTACCACAAAAAGCACAACAGCTGCTCTAGGCACCATCCATCCCCATAGTGATACTTGATCTAGCGTTGCTAAAACAATATTTCCATACAGCACACAAGAAGCATCTAAGTGAATCTTATTTGCAAACAGCGCAATAAGAACCAACCCCAACGCAAACATCGTGGTGAAGACGACACCAAGCGAAGCATTTTCTTCAATCTTTCCATTTCGATGAAGCAACTGAGTAATGACCGCAGTCAATACACCCAGAACTGCAGCACCGATGAACATCGGAATGCTACCTCGGCTTGTCGTCATTAAGAATGCGATAGCCAATCCTGGCAGTATTGCGTGACTAATCGCATCGCCCATCAAACTCATTCGACGCAACAGTAGATAGCTACCCAACAGTGCACTGGACATACCCGTCAGTATGCCAATGACAACAATCCAAGTGTCAATGCTATCCCATGTCATAATTGAATCTCAAGCTTATGTGGGCTTTCTGGCGGAAGCATCCCATCACCTGAATCTCGAATTGCTTTTTCTAACTCACGAACCAATTCTGATCCGATTACATGCTCAACGTCATCAGCATCACGATCCACATGCGATGGCGCAATGTCTGCATAGTGAATTAAATACAACTCCCACAAACGGTGATTGCGCACCACTCTTGCAGCCTCATTTCTACCACGATCTGTCAACCGCGCGATCTTTGCAGCTGTATCAAAAGACACGAGCCCTTTACGGCTTGCTGAACTGAGCAATCGGTGCAACGTTCGCTCACTCCATACGCGCTGCTTGAGCAACCAATTCCATTCAATGTCACCATCATGATTCGATTGACTTTCGAGAATCTCGCCGCTCTCCCAAAGAGCACGCAAGAGATGCTGGTATCGAATACGCTTGTTCAGTCGCCGTCTACGAATAAGCAAGACCAACATGCCACGATGTGTCCCAAACACCAGGCTCAGCACAAAGATACACGCGCCTGTCAAGACAATGATGGCGCCCGCTGGCAAACGAGCAAAAAGACTACTGAAAGCCGCCCCCACCAGACCACTGAGTGCACCAACTAAGGCTGCAATCCAAATCATGTAGCGGAGCCGTTGCGTCCAAAATCGAGCTGCAACAGCGGGAATAATTAACAACGCGACAACCAGAATGAGTCCTACCGCCTGCAAGCCAACAACAACGACAACGGTTACGAGCAGCATCATGATCATGTCGATTTTGATCAGTGGCCATCCCTGTGTCCGAGCAAGATCAATATCGAAGCTCAGTATCGCAAACTCTTTAGACAACAAAGCGCATACAACGACAATCGCCACGGCCGTTGCAGCAATAAGAATGGCATCACTTTGCACCATTGAAGCTGTCTTGCCATAAATAAAAGACTCAAGTCCAGCGGCATCAGCCCCTGGCATGGATTGCACTAAACCCATCAGTGCCACGCCAAACCCAAACCAAACACTCAGCACAATGCCTAAGGCGGCATCTTCTTTAATGCGAGTCCAATGTCGAATAAAGACAACGGCGCCGACACCAAGTAATCCGGTCACGGCCGCGCCGACGAGAAGTCCAGGCAATGATTTACCTTCCCCTCCGATCGCTACCATCACTATGAACGCCAAAGCAATGCCGGGGAAGGTCGCATGTCCAAGGGCATCACCAATCAGTGATCGACGACGCAGTAACATGTAGGTGCCCATCACACCAGAAGCAACACCCAAGAGTGTCGTTCCAGTCAGTACAAGTCGTGTGTTGTAATCTCGAAGGCTGATTGTGCGCAAAATCTGATCAACAAAACTATTGGTGCTCTGTGAGGCCATTGCATTTGCGAAAGACGTTTCAGCAAACAACAAAATGGCTAGACCAGCCATGAACCAACATATCAATCCTCTTGAGCCACCAAACATGGTCCGTCCCCTACTCACCTGCGCGAGCCAGGGCTTCAGCTGCTTGGTCTAGAAGTGTAAGACGGCCGCCATAGGTCTTTCGAAGATTCTCGTGCGTAAAAACGTCACTCGTCTTCCCTGATGCCACCATTCGCATATTGAGGAGCAGGACTTCATCAAAATACTGAGTCACAGTCTGTAGGTCGTGATGAACCACCATGACAGATGCGCCTGCGTCACGTAGTTCTCGTAAGACATTAACAATGGTGTACTCCGTTGCCGCGTCAACGCCAGCGAGCGGCTCATCCATGAGATAGAGTGACGCTTCTTGAGCGAGTGCTCTGGCCAAAAAGACGCGTTGCTGCTGGCCGCCAGAAAGTTGATTGATTTGCCGCTTGGCAAGATCGCTCATTCCAACGCGGTCGAGTGCATCCATCGCTATACGTCGATGCTTTTTAGAAACCGGCCTCATCCAACCGATTTTTCCGTATCGCCCCATCGTGACCACTTCAAGCGCATTGATTGGAAAGTCCCAATCAACACTTTCTCGCTGTGGTACATAGGCAACACGATCACGTTGAGTCCGATACGGACTTCCAAAAAACAGCACCCGCCCCGAAGCCTTTGGAACCAAACCAAGCGCTGCCTTTAGCAGCGTGCTCTTGCCCGCTCCATTGGGCCCAACAATGCCGATCATTTTGCCCGCTGGTGCGTCGTAGTCAACATCCCAGAGCACCGGCTTACGGTGATAAGCAACTGTCATATCATGTATTGATAATGGAGAATCAGGATGATGCTCTTCTCCGGGAGGTAGCTCATCTCGACCTGTACGCCGTGACCCAATATGCGCCTTAATGAGCGCCTTATCTGAGGGGGGCTTGGTGCTCATTTTGCGGGAGCTTCCTCTTTCTCTTCCTCTTTCTCTTCCTCTTTCTCTTCATCAGCAACCCGAAGTTTGCCTTGCATTCCACCCTTGGGCGCCTGGCCGCCAAGCCCACGCGTAATGGTCGTCACGTTGTGATCCATCATTCCAATGTAGGTCCCCTCATAACTTCCGTCGGGGCCCATGGCATCAGAAAAGAGAACCCCACCCAACTCTATTTCATGCCCCCTCGCCTGCGCCCCTTCTATGATGGCCCTCACATTCTTATCAGAGATACTTGATTCAACAAAAATCGCTTTGATCTTGTCAGCGACAACAACATCAATCAATGAATTAATGTCGTGCAAGCCTGCTTCAGAAGCTGTCGAAATACCTTGAATACCCATGACATCAACTTCGTATCGGCGACTAAAATAATTGAATGCATCATGAGCAGTAATCAACTTCCGACCAGAGTAAGGAATTGATGCAATTGAAGTTGCTGCATATTCATCTAATTTCCTGAGCTTCTCTTGGTATGCCGCAGCATTTTTCCTAAAATCATCGGCATGTGCAGGATCAATATCAATAAGTGCTTTACAGACTATATCTACGGTACGCATCCACACTGAAACATCCATCCAAACATGTGGGTCATAGTGACCTTCAAATTCTTCGGGCTCCAATAGCATCTCTGGATCGATTAATTCTGTGACTGCGTAGACCGGTTTACCATCGCGTGCAACTTGCACCAATATGTCGCCCATACGACCTTCTAACATCAAGCCTGAATAAAACACGATGTCGGAGTTTATGAGCGTACGCACATCACTGCGGGTTGCTTTGTAGAGGTGCGGATCGACGCCTGTCGGAACAAGGTCAACAACATTGACCCACTGACCACCCACATTCCGAGCAATATCTCCAACCATGCCGATCGTTGCAACAGCCTCAACTTGCCGCTCAGAACGATCTTGTACAGCTGACGTCTCTTGTGTGAAGGCCAACAGGGACAGCAGAGACACTGATACCAACGAAAGCACGCACCAATCTGAGCAGAATTCAAAAGATGTCTTCAAACGAGCCATGGAGGCCTCCCAGAATATATAAATAGGCAAGATATTTTGACATATCAAAATTAGGTTGTTTACTATACCAAATATGGGTTGTAACCCCAATACGCTCTATTAGGAGGCCCCAAGGCCAATGCCAAGCGCTACTGTTGAGGATTATCTCAAGCAGATTTACCTGGAATCAAGCGATGAGCTCTTACCCATGGGCCATCTTGCCCATGCTCTGAAGGTGACCCCTGGCACTGCAACAGCGATGGTCAAACGCCTGGCGGCCGCTGAGCTGGTGGCATACGAGCCCTACAGCGGCGTCAAACTAACGCAGGCAGGCCAACAAACAGCACTCGACGTACTGCGACGTCACCGACTCATTGAATCATTTCTCGTTGAGATCCTGAAGCTCGACTGGGCCGAGGTGCATGAGGAGGCTGAACGCCTCGAGCATGCCGTCTCACCGCGACTTCTAACAGCCATC is a window encoding:
- a CDS encoding 3-dehydroquinate synthase, which produces MSQKRRSTDRPMSGQEVNTKTESELQKAADFKVAFSHRLHFTRDAFEPSHPLLRQLIEDADSPQPRRVIMAVDAGLVRVRPEIIDEIHEYAAAHRDAIRLATDVLVLPGGEDAKNTPDVFNNVTKAIHDGKICRRSYVVAIGGGAILDAVGFSAACAHRGVRLIRLPSTTLAQGDAGVGVKNGINAFGKKNFLGSFSPAWAIVNDERMLETLSMRDFRSGFSEAVKVALLKDPQLFETLERDADALFSGDLERATPVIKRTAELHVDHIVAGGDPFELTRARPLDFGHWAAHKLEQMTDFSLSHGEAVSIGLALDTLYATRIGLLDSSIALRTIDILTRLGLPVSHEKLRDVPKLLDGLEEFREHLGGQLAITMAIDIGKYIDVHEIDSRLIEQVTHELLEVLPRRTNRYNSE
- a CDS encoding TatD family hydrolase, yielding MKYIDPHIHMVSRTTDDYERMALAGCVAITEPAFWAGFDRSTAQGFYDYFHLLTEQEPQRAKAYGIRHHSWICINPKESEDLVLAREVLSIIPEFLEKPNVLGVGEIGLNKNSRNELTILEEHLAIAEKHNQLVLVHTPHLEDKLKGTRLIMDAIKGNTNIDPGRVLIDHVEEHTVGAVLDAGFWAGMTLYPDTKCTPQRAVDILETYGKERIWMNSAGDWGPSDPLSVPKARLEMFRRGHQAEDVMRVTYENPVTFLGQSERFGTDV
- the eboE gene encoding metabolite traffic protein EboE, which gives rise to MSDHMGEERLIGYCTNVHAGTDLKQTKDNLVRYAGAVRNYRQQSTPLPIGLWLSAQSISELNDEAARDQFANWLFDNALNVYTINGFPYFDFHEPVVKHRVYNPDWSCPERATFTRHLAVLLATILPPGSEGSISTLPVAWGHATQDPTRINSAVDQLVAMSQFLAELSDRTDRLIHLDLEPEPGCVLSQSRDVAPFFEKLYKRGDSDLIYRHIRICHDICHAAVMFEEPQAPFAAYAAAGAQVGKVQVSSALTWCLKDLCPPDRILARQQLKAYAEPRYLHQTSIRRGLDGPVDFYEDLSEAFQNAGEDSCDDEWRIHFHIPIHLKAIGALGTTQSHIKAVTDLLKEQNVIYPLEIETYAWNVLPDHQGDDKLIQGIAAELEWFEDLINV
- a CDS encoding UbiA family prenyltransferase; the encoded protein is MSSRWPSLGTLARLGRVSNLPTCASNVLVGAAIGALAVGTIDTGYLLLAIASAFLLYIGGIALNDVIDAPIDTIERSNRPIPTGKISRTMAFAFALIAMISGVAVAAAISVSSLLIASAIVICIVLYDVLHKRFIWASVLMGLCRGGLYVLGASCVAWPTPQDALLIFSAAITIYVSGLTVLARYEVRGQKQWHAYAGLLLPIPCLAPIYFFTERLELWTFITGILLILWILRASAYLFPPHRLIGKAVLGWIGALSLIDAFYLSILGQPSLVLIAGACFLWTLTGHRYISGT
- a CDS encoding alkaline phosphatase family protein → MTTPTVVLNLVALSHSLLQSRAPNLQKYIGRYGARELVPVLPAVTSTVQSSMLTGLPPSKHGIVGNGWYERSLDEVRFWKQSNAIVEGKKVWDDISVGGGTTANLFWWFNMNTRADMTVTPRPMYVEDGRKIPDIHTKPAELREELQGQLGQFPLFSFWGPASSIRSSQWIADAAKTIFAAKRPDLMLVYLPHLDYALQQFGPDDPRAHHAVSEIDQVFGDLLTFFEDAKAQVICVNEYGIEPVHTAVAPNQILRHEGLLSIRDELSGERLDTSLSQAFAVVDHQVAHVYTTNDRVLDRCKTIFTNTPGIAEVLDRTGQEKVGLNHARSGDLVLISDPGFWFTYDYWINNSDAPGFARQVDIHSKPGYDPRELFLDPAIRFPKLKVGMHLLKQRLGLRSTLRVIPLDTSLVKGSHGRIDQEEGRRPLIITPHQTGSDSKRVPCTDVRQIILDHCAASS
- a CDS encoding metal ABC transporter permease → MTWDSIDTWIVVIGILTGMSSALLGSYLLLRRMSLMGDAISHAILPGLAIAFLMTTSRGSIPMFIGAAVLGVLTAVITQLLHRNGKIEENASLGVVFTTMFALGLVLIALFANKIHLDASCVLYGNIVLATLDQVSLWGWMVPRAAVVLFVVLLIDVAVVAILFKELRITSFDPAMADTVGFNPWICQYILMSLVAVTAVAAFEVVGSILVVAMIIVPPATAYLLTDRLIPLLLLSVLIGAVAAGLGHVAAITVPGWIGYQDTETAGMMAVLTGVLFLLALLGGPRYGILGRIFFRVNLSLRIAREDVLGFLYRAEEMSSQQSPAWQSHSISQAVGTSSSLTRLALGGLRRSDQIERSGSSWTLTKQGRIRAATLVRSHRLWETYLAKHFDVPVDHVHRAAMDLEHITDPVMQAALAKEVDNPSEDPHGKPLPKPIDQEDAAQ
- a CDS encoding iron chelate uptake ABC transporter family permease subunit; the protein is MAGLAILLFAETSFANAMASQSTNSFVDQILRTISLRDYNTRLVLTGTTLLGVASGVMGTYMLLRRRSLIGDALGHATFPGIALAFIVMVAIGGEGKSLPGLLVGAAVTGLLGVGAVVFIRHWTRIKEDAALGIVLSVWFGFGVALMGLVQSMPGADAAGLESFIYGKTASMVQSDAILIAATAVAIVVVCALLSKEFAILSFDIDLARTQGWPLIKIDMIMMLLVTVVVVVGLQAVGLILVVALLIIPAVAARFWTQRLRYMIWIAALVGALSGLVGAAFSSLFARLPAGAIIVLTGACIFVLSLVFGTHRGMLVLLIRRRRLNKRIRYQHLLRALWESGEILESQSNHDGDIEWNWLLKQRVWSERTLHRLLSSASRKGLVSFDTAAKIARLTDRGRNEAARVVRNHRLWELYLIHYADIAPSHVDRDADDVEHVIGSELVRELEKAIRDSGDGMLPPESPHKLEIQL
- a CDS encoding ABC transporter ATP-binding protein is translated as MSTKPPSDKALIKAHIGSRRTGRDELPPGEEHHPDSPLSIHDMTVAYHRKPVLWDVDYDAPAGKMIGIVGPNGAGKSTLLKAALGLVPKASGRVLFFGSPYRTQRDRVAYVPQRESVDWDFPINALEVVTMGRYGKIGWMRPVSKKHRRIAMDALDRVGMSDLAKRQINQLSGGQQQRVFLARALAQEASLYLMDEPLAGVDAATEYTIVNVLRELRDAGASVMVVHHDLQTVTQYFDEVLLLNMRMVASGKTSDVFTHENLRKTYGGRLTLLDQAAEALARAGE
- a CDS encoding zinc ABC transporter substrate-binding protein, whose translation is MARLKTSFEFCSDWCVLSLVSVSLLSLLAFTQETSAVQDRSERQVEAVATIGMVGDIARNVGGQWVNVVDLVPTGVDPHLYKATRSDVRTLINSDIVFYSGLMLEGRMGDILVQVARDGKPVYAVTELIDPEMLLEPEEFEGHYDPHVWMDVSVWMRTVDIVCKALIDIDPAHADDFRKNAAAYQEKLRKLDEYAATSIASIPYSGRKLITAHDAFNYFSRRYEVDVMGIQGISTASEAGLHDINSLIDVVVADKIKAIFVESSISDKNVRAIIEGAQARGHEIELGGVLFSDAMGPDGSYEGTYIGMMDHNVTTITRGLGGQAPKGGMQGKLRVADEEKEEEKEEEKEEAPAK
- a CDS encoding metal-dependent transcriptional regulator, with product MPSATVEDYLKQIYLESSDELLPMGHLAHALKVTPGTATAMVKRLAAAELVAYEPYSGVKLTQAGQQTALDVLRRHRLIESFLVEILKLDWAEVHEEAERLEHAVSPRLLTAIDALLGHPTVDPHGDPIPGDGGEISRQSHQRLADCIVGDQYRIARIADQRPEFLQFLANHKLRPGNLVTILDSDSTSEAMTLKTDADGDEAKVTLALTVASRVLVCDP